In a single window of the Deltaproteobacteria bacterium genome:
- a CDS encoding VOC family protein, translating into MAAFTFNHIHLYSRDPMATAQYYHRMFDAKIIESVQTDGRRRIDIDINGLAIFILRVPAETDMPDSPVVPHLGLDHFGFRVSNLDKVAAELKRKGAEFAVEPYTIR; encoded by the coding sequence ATGGCAGCTTTTACTTTTAACCACATTCATCTCTACAGCCGGGATCCCATGGCCACCGCTCAGTATTATCACCGGATGTTCGACGCGAAAATAATCGAATCGGTCCAAACGGACGGCCGACGCCGAATCGACATAGATATCAATGGCCTGGCCATTTTTATCTTGCGGGTTCCCGCGGAAACCGATATGCCCGACAGTCCGGTAGTCCCTCACCTGGGGCTTGACCATTTCGGTTTCCGGGTGTCCAACTTGGATAAAGTCGCAGCCGAATTAAAACGCAAGGGAGCAGAATTTGCCGTGGAACCTTACACGATCCGG